A section of the Serratia liquefaciens ATCC 27592 genome encodes:
- a CDS encoding ROK family protein → MALQGLNNQRVRNFNKRVLCALLYREKVASKSTLARLSQLSIPAVGKILDELQEERRVEHDQQNLHRRGLGGGSYRIAASEQRILCLNVSPYLIESIVVDGLITPCSAFTPQPIVATTPQAMLQEMVQIYHLHSRQQGMPLKIALSIHGQVNPLTGVSQRMPQAPWEGPVEIKYLLEERLKTEVLLDNDCVMLGLAEKWQNNANAQDFCVINVDYGIGSSFVINQQIYRGSLFGSGQIGHTIVDPDGGLCSCGRYGCLETIASLSALKKKARIQLKVTPRAQHEGERLKTPTTAELIARYHQGDPALQVLVQRAAQAIGLSLYNFLNILNINRIYLYGRSCGFGQAWLETIISQTGFNPFDRHDQIQTQATHIGFGQLTRAQQVMGIGYLYVEQALTEML, encoded by the coding sequence ATGGCATTGCAAGGGTTGAATAACCAACGGGTGCGCAATTTTAATAAACGGGTGCTGTGCGCGTTGCTGTATCGGGAAAAGGTGGCCAGTAAATCGACGCTGGCGCGGCTTTCACAGCTGTCTATTCCTGCCGTCGGCAAAATTCTCGATGAGCTGCAGGAAGAACGCCGGGTTGAACACGACCAGCAGAATTTGCACCGCCGCGGTCTGGGCGGCGGCAGTTACCGCATCGCTGCCTCTGAGCAACGGATCCTGTGCCTGAACGTGTCGCCCTATCTGATTGAAAGCATCGTGGTAGATGGCCTGATCACGCCGTGCAGCGCCTTCACGCCGCAACCGATCGTTGCCACCACGCCACAGGCGATGCTGCAGGAAATGGTGCAGATCTATCACCTGCACAGCCGACAACAGGGGATGCCGCTGAAAATAGCGCTGTCGATCCACGGCCAGGTAAACCCGCTCACCGGGGTGTCGCAGCGCATGCCACAGGCCCCCTGGGAAGGCCCGGTGGAGATAAAATACCTGCTGGAAGAGCGCCTGAAGACCGAGGTCCTGCTGGATAACGACTGCGTGATGCTGGGGCTGGCAGAAAAGTGGCAAAATAACGCTAACGCGCAGGACTTCTGCGTGATTAACGTCGATTACGGCATCGGCTCGTCGTTCGTGATCAACCAGCAGATTTACCGGGGCAGCCTGTTCGGCAGCGGCCAGATTGGCCACACCATCGTCGATCCCGATGGTGGCCTGTGCTCCTGCGGCCGTTACGGCTGTCTGGAAACCATCGCATCACTGTCGGCACTGAAGAAAAAAGCGCGCATTCAGCTAAAAGTCACCCCCAGAGCGCAACACGAAGGCGAAAGGCTTAAAACCCCCACCACCGCCGAGCTGATCGCCCGTTATCATCAAGGGGACCCCGCGTTGCAGGTGTTGGTGCAACGCGCCGCCCAAGCGATTGGCCTGAGCCTGTATAACTTCCTTAACATCTTAAATATTAACCGTATTTATCTTTATGGCCGCAGCTGTGGCTTCGGTCAGGCCTGGCTGGAGACCATCATCAGCCAGACCGGGTTCAACCCCTTCGATCGTCACGATCAGATCCAGACTCAGGCCACGCATATCGGCTTTGGCCAACTCACGCGCGCGCAGCAGGTGATGGGAATTGGCTATCTGTATGTCGAACAGGCACTGACGGAGATGCTATGA
- a CDS encoding transglycosylase SLT domain-containing protein, which produces MKPTLRHWSRAGVICLMLILAGCSSKKPRTSYDAHAFDDAIEDAADKYDVDQKLIAAMIKVESGFNPAAISRSNAIGLMQLKADTAGCDAYRYKGKRGCPDDDDLLDPDTNIDLGAAYLAVLQKQQLKGIDDPVTLRYATIIAYVNGTGALLRTFSSNRQQAISMINNLSPEAFNWHVRKYHPAPQAPRHLMKVEAAYEQL; this is translated from the coding sequence ATGAAACCCACCCTACGACACTGGTCGCGCGCAGGCGTGATATGCCTGATGCTGATCCTGGCCGGTTGTTCCAGCAAAAAACCGCGTACCAGTTATGATGCTCATGCCTTTGACGACGCGATTGAGGATGCTGCGGATAAATACGATGTCGATCAAAAACTGATCGCCGCGATGATCAAGGTCGAGTCCGGTTTTAACCCGGCGGCAATCAGCCGCTCCAATGCTATCGGGTTGATGCAGTTGAAAGCCGACACCGCCGGCTGTGACGCCTATCGCTACAAAGGGAAACGTGGCTGTCCGGACGACGACGATCTGCTGGATCCGGATACCAATATCGACCTCGGCGCAGCCTATCTGGCCGTATTGCAAAAACAGCAGCTTAAAGGCATCGACGATCCTGTCACGCTGCGTTATGCCACCATCATCGCCTACGTCAACGGCACCGGTGCGCTGCTGCGGACCTTCTCCAGCAACCGCCAGCAAGCCATTTCGATGATTAACAATCTGTCACCGGAAGCCTTTAACTGGCACGTGCGCAAGTATCATCCCGCCCCGCAGGCGCCGCGCCACTTGATGAAGGTAGAAGCGGCCTACGAGCAGCTCTGA
- a CDS encoding YgiQ family radical SAM protein, with translation MSTTSLIQPDRELFSYKPYWAECYGTAPFLPMSREEMDQLGWDSCDVIIISGDAYVDHPSFGMAIIGRMLEAQGFRVGIIAQPDWSNKEDFMRLGKPNLFFGITAGNMDSMINRYTADRKLRHDDAYTAGNVGGKRPDRATLVYSQRCKEAYKDVPIVLGGIEASLRRIAHYDYWSDTVRRSVLVDSKADMLIYGNGERPLVEVAHRLAAGEKISEIHDIRNTAVMRKGALPGWTGVDSTRLDKPGRIEPIPNPYGDDLPCADGGKPEPEAKPVTVRAAKPKPWEKTYVLLPSFEKVKADKVLYAHTSRILHHETNPGCARALMQSHGDRYVWINPPAIPLTTPEMDSVFALPYQRIPHPSYGKETIPAYDMIRFSVNIMRGCYGGCSFCSITEHEGRIIQSRSEDSIIREIEEIRDKVPGFTGVISDLGGPTANMYMLRCTNPRAEQTCRRASCVYPEICTYMDTNHEPTIKLYRRARSLEGIKKILIASGVRYDLAVEDPRYIKELATHHVGGYLKIAPEHTEEGPLSKMMKPGMGSYDRFKQLFDHYSKLAGKEQYLIPYFISSHPGTRDEDMVNLALWLKKNRFRLDQVQNFYPSPMANSTTMYYSGKNPLSRVGYKSEDVVIPKGDRQRRLHKALLRYHDPANWAMIRTALEEMGMKHLIGSRRECLVPAPSIDEQREAKRLQRHTRPALTKHTDITRQRTPSNKPPRKPIRNGKP, from the coding sequence ATGAGCACTACCAGCCTGATCCAACCCGATCGTGAATTGTTTTCCTATAAGCCTTATTGGGCCGAATGTTATGGCACCGCGCCATTTTTACCGATGTCGCGCGAAGAGATGGATCAACTGGGCTGGGATAGCTGCGATGTGATCATTATCAGTGGTGACGCCTATGTCGACCACCCGAGTTTTGGTATGGCGATCATCGGCCGCATGTTGGAAGCGCAGGGCTTCCGCGTCGGCATCATTGCGCAGCCGGACTGGAGCAATAAAGAAGATTTCATGCGCTTGGGCAAACCGAACCTGTTCTTCGGCATCACCGCCGGCAACATGGACTCGATGATCAACCGTTATACCGCCGATCGCAAACTGCGTCACGATGATGCCTATACCGCCGGCAACGTGGGCGGCAAACGTCCGGATCGCGCGACGCTGGTTTACAGTCAACGTTGCAAAGAAGCCTATAAAGACGTGCCGATCGTGCTGGGCGGCATCGAAGCCAGCCTGCGTCGTATCGCTCACTACGATTACTGGTCTGATACCGTACGCCGTTCGGTGTTGGTGGACTCCAAAGCTGACATGCTGATTTACGGCAACGGCGAGCGTCCGCTGGTGGAAGTGGCGCACCGCCTGGCTGCGGGCGAGAAAATCAGTGAGATCCACGACATCCGTAACACCGCGGTGATGCGCAAGGGCGCGTTGCCGGGCTGGACCGGGGTGGATTCTACCCGTCTGGACAAGCCGGGCCGCATTGAGCCTATCCCGAACCCTTACGGCGACGATCTGCCGTGCGCCGACGGTGGTAAACCGGAGCCGGAGGCCAAACCGGTTACCGTGCGCGCCGCCAAGCCCAAGCCGTGGGAAAAAACCTACGTGTTGCTGCCGTCATTTGAAAAGGTGAAGGCCGACAAGGTTCTGTATGCGCACACTTCGCGCATTCTGCACCATGAAACCAACCCTGGCTGTGCCCGTGCGCTGATGCAGTCGCACGGCGACCGTTACGTGTGGATCAACCCACCGGCGATCCCGCTGACCACGCCGGAAATGGACAGCGTGTTTGCCCTGCCGTACCAGCGTATTCCGCACCCGTCCTACGGCAAGGAAACCATTCCTGCCTATGACATGATCCGCTTCTCGGTCAACATCATGCGCGGTTGCTATGGCGGCTGTTCATTCTGTTCGATCACCGAGCACGAAGGGCGCATCATCCAGAGCCGTTCGGAAGACTCCATTATTCGCGAGATCGAAGAAATTCGTGACAAAGTACCGGGCTTTACCGGTGTGATCTCCGATTTGGGCGGCCCGACCGCCAACATGTACATGCTGCGCTGTACCAACCCGCGCGCTGAGCAGACCTGCCGCCGCGCCTCGTGCGTGTACCCGGAAATCTGCACCTACATGGACACCAACCACGAACCGACCATCAAGCTGTATCGCCGTGCGCGCTCGCTGGAAGGCATCAAGAAGATCCTGATCGCCTCTGGTGTGCGTTACGATCTGGCGGTGGAAGATCCGCGCTATATCAAAGAGCTGGCTACCCACCACGTTGGCGGCTACCTGAAGATTGCGCCGGAACACACCGAAGAAGGCCCGCTGTCGAAAATGATGAAGCCGGGCATGGGCAGCTACGACCGGTTTAAACAGCTGTTTGACCATTACTCCAAGCTGGCGGGCAAAGAGCAGTATCTGATCCCGTATTTCATCTCCTCGCATCCGGGCACCCGCGATGAGGATATGGTGAATCTGGCGCTGTGGCTGAAGAAAAACCGTTTCCGTCTCGATCAGGTGCAGAACTTCTATCCGTCACCGATGGCAAACTCCACCACCATGTATTACAGCGGCAAGAACCCGTTGAGCAGAGTGGGTTATAAGAGTGAAGATGTGGTGATACCGAAAGGCGATCGTCAGCGTCGCCTGCACAAGGCGCTGTTGCGTTACCACGACCCGGCCAACTGGGCGATGATCCGCACCGCCCTGGAAGAAATGGGCATGAAGCACCTGATCGGCAGCCGTCGCGAGTGTCTGGTGCCGGCTCCGAGCATTGACGAACAGCGCGAAGCCAAGCGCTTGCAGCGTCATACCCGCCCGGCGCTGACCAAGCACACCGACATCACCCGTCAGCGTACGCCGTCCAATAAGCCGCCGCGCAAGCCGATTCGTAACGGCAAGCCATAA
- a CDS encoding PfkB family carbohydrate kinase — protein MSEFLAVKPILALGSAIVEVTLTQEQKIGGCAFNVARALKRLQVPVLNGMPVGNGVWGAAIEAEMESLGLQVLLRHGQMDNGRRLTQMQPNGESLSVIEPGCETQWNKAQLGTLPLSEDTLIYISGEQLAGESGEAVREWLTRLPFDQWRLIDPGPGIAQLDEDFFAMLSDSHTLLTLNRNEVVTLCGAGDALTLAQQFATAHNITLICRLDCDGVWICRGDTPPLQIAAYPVNVVDTLGAGDAHCAGLLAGLSAGWPLPQAVDLANRVAACVVATQGASDGPDWQQLQQRFPDV, from the coding sequence ATGAGTGAGTTTTTAGCAGTAAAACCGATTCTGGCCCTGGGTAGCGCGATCGTTGAGGTGACGCTGACGCAGGAGCAAAAAATAGGTGGCTGCGCGTTTAATGTTGCGCGGGCGCTGAAGCGCCTGCAGGTCCCGGTGCTCAACGGTATGCCGGTCGGCAATGGGGTATGGGGCGCGGCGATTGAAGCCGAGATGGAAAGTTTAGGCCTGCAGGTACTGCTGCGCCATGGCCAAATGGACAACGGCCGCCGTCTGACACAGATGCAACCCAACGGCGAGTCGCTGTCGGTGATCGAGCCCGGCTGCGAAACCCAGTGGAATAAAGCCCAGTTGGGCACGCTGCCCCTGAGCGAAGACACGCTGATTTACATCAGCGGCGAGCAGTTGGCCGGAGAAAGCGGCGAGGCGGTACGTGAATGGTTAACACGCTTGCCGTTTGACCAGTGGCGGCTGATTGATCCCGGACCGGGCATCGCTCAATTGGATGAAGATTTCTTTGCCATGCTCAGCGACAGCCACACCCTGCTGACGCTGAACCGTAATGAAGTGGTCACGCTCTGCGGCGCAGGCGATGCGCTCACTCTGGCCCAGCAGTTTGCCACCGCGCATAATATCACGCTGATCTGTCGGTTGGATTGCGATGGCGTCTGGATTTGCCGTGGCGACACCCCGCCGCTCCAGATAGCGGCCTATCCGGTGAACGTCGTCGATACTCTGGGTGCGGGCGACGCCCACTGTGCCGGCCTGCTGGCCGGGCTCTCCGCCGGTTGGCCATTGCCGCAAGCGGTCGATCTGGCTAACCGCGTGGCCGCCTGCGTGGTAGCAACCCAAGGTGCAAGCGACGGGCCAGACTGGCAACAGCTACAACAGCGTTTCCCCGACGTTTGA
- a CDS encoding nucleoside permease, which yields MAIKTRLKIMVFLQFFIWGAWLVTLGSYMINTLHFSGLQVGMVYSAKGVAALIMPGLAGILADRWIRANYLYALCHLFGALALYCAAQVEQPMVMFWVMLFNAMVYMPTISLSNAIAYFCLEKHGYDTVKDFPPVRVYGTLGFIVAMWLIGFSRIELSNMQLYLASAVSLLLACYSLTLPNCPTSKVEKSKSWFSVLGLDALVLFRQRRMALFFLFAMLLGAALQITNTFGNPFLHDFASNPLYQDSISVRYPAVLLSLSQISEVFFILTIPFFLRRYGIKQVMLISMAAWTLRFLFLAYGTPVGFGFVLLLLSMIVYGCAFDFFNISGAIFVEKEADSRIRASAQGLFMTMVNGIGAYLGAIASGEVVDFFTHDGVKDWQSIWLIFALYTLVLGIIFALTFNYQHRPEEYVGPVERAH from the coding sequence ATGGCAATAAAAACGCGACTGAAGATAATGGTTTTTCTGCAGTTTTTTATTTGGGGTGCCTGGCTGGTTACGCTGGGGTCTTACATGATTAATACCCTGCATTTCAGCGGGTTGCAGGTGGGCATGGTGTACAGCGCCAAAGGCGTCGCGGCGCTGATTATGCCGGGGCTGGCGGGCATTCTTGCCGACCGCTGGATCAGGGCCAATTACCTGTACGCGCTGTGTCATCTGTTCGGTGCTCTTGCGCTGTATTGCGCCGCCCAGGTTGAGCAGCCGATGGTGATGTTCTGGGTCATGCTGTTCAACGCCATGGTGTATATGCCGACCATTTCGCTTTCCAACGCCATTGCCTATTTCTGCCTGGAAAAGCACGGTTACGACACGGTGAAAGATTTCCCCCCGGTGCGGGTATACGGCACCCTGGGCTTTATTGTGGCGATGTGGCTAATCGGCTTTAGCCGAATTGAGCTGAGCAATATGCAGCTGTATCTGGCTTCTGCCGTGTCACTGTTGCTGGCCTGCTATTCTCTGACGCTGCCGAATTGCCCGACCAGCAAAGTCGAAAAATCGAAAAGCTGGTTCAGCGTGCTGGGGCTGGACGCGTTGGTGCTGTTTCGCCAGCGGCGTATGGCGCTGTTTTTCCTGTTTGCCATGCTGTTGGGCGCGGCACTCCAGATCACCAACACCTTCGGCAATCCCTTCCTGCATGATTTCGCGAGCAACCCGCTGTATCAGGACAGCATAAGCGTCCGATACCCGGCGGTGCTGTTGTCGTTGTCACAAATCTCCGAGGTGTTCTTTATCCTCACCATTCCGTTCTTCCTGCGTCGATACGGTATCAAACAGGTGATGCTGATCAGCATGGCGGCCTGGACGCTGCGCTTCCTGTTCCTGGCCTATGGCACCCCGGTTGGTTTCGGCTTTGTGCTGTTGCTGCTGTCGATGATCGTTTACGGCTGTGCCTTTGATTTCTTTAATATCTCCGGGGCCATCTTCGTTGAGAAAGAGGCCGATAGCCGCATCCGCGCCAGTGCGCAGGGGTTATTCATGACCATGGTCAACGGTATCGGCGCGTATCTGGGGGCGATAGCCAGCGGCGAAGTGGTGGATTTCTTCACCCACGACGGCGTCAAAGATTGGCAGAGCATCTGGTTGATCTTCGCGCTGTATACGTTGGTGCTGGGGATCATTTTTGCGCTGACCTTCAACTATCAGCACCGGCCGGAAGAATATGTCGGGCCGGTAGAGCGAGCGCATTAG
- the xapA gene encoding xanthosine phosphorylase, giving the protein MFNQEDAFSCAETIRARLPGFQPRAALILGSGLGALAEVMTDTLTIDYAELPGFPVSSVVGHAGQLVAGWLEGVPVVCMKGRGHYYEGRGMQVMTTAVRTFKLLGCEFLLATNAAGSLRQSVPPGSLVALTDHINFMPESPLVGDNDERFGPRFFSLANAYDRDLRAQLTQVAQRVGIPLAEGVFAAYTGPNFETPAEIRMMQTLGCDVVGMSIVPEVLSARHCGLKVLVVSAMTNYAEGLSDTPLSHEQTLSCAALAAEDFMRLIREFFKTR; this is encoded by the coding sequence ATGTTTAATCAAGAAGATGCTTTTTCCTGTGCTGAAACTATCCGCGCCCGCCTGCCGGGCTTCCAACCGCGAGCGGCTTTGATTCTGGGCTCCGGCTTGGGGGCATTGGCGGAGGTGATGACCGACACCCTGACCATCGACTACGCCGAACTGCCGGGTTTCCCGGTCAGCAGCGTGGTGGGGCATGCCGGCCAGTTGGTTGCCGGCTGGCTGGAAGGTGTTCCTGTCGTGTGCATGAAAGGGCGCGGTCATTACTATGAAGGGCGCGGTATGCAGGTGATGACCACTGCCGTACGTACCTTCAAACTGTTGGGCTGCGAATTCCTGCTGGCGACCAACGCCGCCGGTTCGTTGCGCCAGTCGGTGCCGCCGGGCAGCCTGGTGGCCCTCACCGATCACATCAACTTTATGCCCGAGTCGCCGTTGGTTGGCGATAACGATGAGCGTTTTGGTCCGCGCTTTTTCAGCCTGGCCAATGCCTACGATCGCGATTTGCGTGCTCAACTGACGCAGGTGGCCCAGCGCGTGGGTATTCCGCTGGCGGAAGGGGTGTTTGCCGCTTACACCGGGCCCAACTTCGAAACCCCGGCTGAAATTCGCATGATGCAAACGCTGGGGTGCGATGTGGTCGGCATGTCCATCGTGCCGGAAGTGCTCTCTGCGCGCCATTGCGGGCTGAAAGTGCTGGTGGTTTCGGCGATGACCAACTACGCCGAAGGGCTGTCCGATACGCCACTGTCCCACGAGCAAACGCTGAGCTGCGCGGCCCTGGCGGCAGAAGACTTTATGCGCCTGATCCGTGAGTTCTTCAAAACGCGGTAA
- a CDS encoding LysR family transcriptional regulator → MPDPSRINFRLLHYFRVVAEEMNFTQAALRLNISQPPLSKHIKELESQLGVELFKRTTRSMALTLAGRTLFHNVEMLLDQAGNALNQVQQLGRGEAGHMVIGMVGTSVWGGLIPALKRFTEQTANVTWALNELTPGQQITALQKRHIDIGVWREAREQILPGLACQLLARENIALVLPLDHPLAQAESLPLAALRHEKFIVLPPHEASLGLYLHNLCLQQGFKPDIAYQVNEPQTLMALVAEGYGITLLPDSYGRIPWPGVRFCPLQQAPSADLYAIYHADSATPVVQAFLAMLGSAA, encoded by the coding sequence CTGCCGGATCCCAGCCGGATTAACTTCCGCCTACTGCACTATTTTCGCGTGGTGGCGGAAGAGATGAACTTCACCCAAGCCGCACTACGGCTGAACATCTCCCAACCCCCGCTCAGCAAACACATTAAAGAGCTGGAGAGCCAACTGGGCGTAGAGCTGTTCAAACGCACCACCCGCTCGATGGCGCTGACGCTGGCGGGCCGAACCTTGTTTCACAACGTCGAGATGCTATTGGATCAGGCGGGTAATGCACTCAATCAGGTGCAGCAATTGGGGCGTGGCGAAGCGGGCCATATGGTGATTGGCATGGTCGGCACATCGGTGTGGGGTGGGCTGATACCGGCGCTGAAGCGCTTTACCGAACAAACGGCCAACGTCACCTGGGCGTTGAACGAACTGACACCCGGCCAGCAAATAACGGCGCTGCAAAAACGTCATATTGATATCGGCGTGTGGCGAGAAGCCAGGGAACAGATATTACCGGGACTGGCATGCCAACTGCTGGCACGGGAGAACATTGCGCTGGTGCTACCGCTCGATCACCCGCTGGCACAGGCGGAAAGCCTGCCGCTGGCGGCGCTGCGGCATGAAAAATTCATCGTGCTGCCGCCTCATGAGGCCAGTCTGGGGCTATATCTGCACAACCTGTGTTTGCAGCAGGGGTTCAAACCGGATATCGCCTATCAGGTCAACGAACCGCAAACCCTGATGGCGCTGGTGGCCGAAGGCTATGGCATCACGCTGTTGCCGGACAGCTACGGCCGCATTCCGTGGCCCGGCGTGCGTTTTTGCCCGCTGCAGCAGGCACCGTCAGCGGATTTGTACGCCATTTACCATGCCGACAGCGCGACGCCGGTGGTGCAGGCCTTTCTGGCGATGTTGGGTTCGGCAGCTTAG
- the ftsP gene encoding cell division protein FtsP translates to MSLSRRQFIQASGLALCAGAVPLRAEASGTQTPLPVPPLLESRRGQPLFLTLQRAHWAFMDNRKASVWGINGMYLGPTVRVYNGDDVKLIYSNRLPEPVAMTISGLQVPGTLMGGAPRMMSPNVDWSPVLPIRQNAATCWYHASTPNRMAPHVYNGLTGLWLVEDEVSKSLPLPNHYGVDDFPLIIQDKRLDNFGTPEYDPPSQGGFVGDTLLVNGVQNPYIEVSRGWVRLRLLNASNSRRYMLQLSDGRPLNVIASDQGFLPAPVAVQQLSLAPGERREVLIDMSKGDEVTITAGEAAGIMDRLRGLFEPSSILVSTQVLTLKPTGLLPLVTDNLPMRLLADQLLDGSVSRTREFRLGDSQAGINGAIWDMNRIDVQTQQGSWERWNIHADTPQAFHIQGVQFLVKRVNGAQPMAEDRGWKDTVWIDGDVELLVYFNQSTSEHFPFLYYSQTLEMADRGSAGQFMVQPAL, encoded by the coding sequence ATGTCACTCAGTCGACGTCAGTTTATTCAGGCATCGGGCTTGGCGCTGTGCGCGGGAGCCGTGCCGCTGAGGGCTGAGGCGAGCGGAACGCAGACCCCGTTACCTGTTCCCCCGTTGCTGGAATCCCGCCGTGGGCAACCGCTGTTTTTAACCTTACAGCGTGCCCACTGGGCATTTATGGATAACCGCAAGGCGTCGGTGTGGGGCATCAACGGCATGTACCTTGGGCCGACGGTGCGGGTTTACAACGGTGATGACGTAAAGCTGATTTACAGCAACCGCCTGCCGGAGCCGGTGGCGATGACCATCAGCGGTCTGCAAGTGCCGGGTACGTTGATGGGTGGCGCGCCGCGCATGATGTCTCCCAACGTTGACTGGTCGCCAGTGCTGCCGATCCGCCAGAATGCGGCCACCTGCTGGTATCACGCCAGCACCCCTAACCGCATGGCGCCGCATGTTTACAATGGCTTGACCGGGCTGTGGCTGGTCGAAGACGAGGTCAGCAAATCGCTGCCTTTGCCGAATCACTATGGCGTAGATGACTTCCCGCTAATCATTCAGGACAAGCGCCTCGATAACTTTGGCACGCCGGAATATGACCCGCCGTCGCAGGGGGGCTTTGTCGGCGATACGCTGTTGGTTAACGGCGTACAAAATCCTTATATCGAAGTCTCCCGCGGCTGGGTGCGCCTGCGCCTGCTTAATGCTTCCAACTCGCGTCGCTATATGCTGCAACTGAGTGACGGCCGACCGCTCAACGTGATCGCCAGCGATCAGGGCTTTTTGCCTGCGCCGGTCGCGGTACAGCAGCTTTCGCTGGCACCGGGCGAACGCCGTGAAGTGCTGATCGACATGTCAAAAGGCGATGAGGTGACGATCACCGCCGGCGAAGCGGCAGGCATTATGGATCGCCTGCGCGGCTTGTTTGAACCTTCGAGCATCCTGGTCTCTACCCAGGTGCTGACGCTGAAACCGACCGGGCTGTTGCCGTTGGTGACCGATAACCTGCCGATGCGCTTGTTGGCCGATCAACTGTTGGACGGCAGCGTCAGCCGCACCCGCGAATTCCGTTTGGGCGACAGCCAGGCCGGGATCAACGGGGCGATCTGGGACATGAATCGCATCGATGTGCAAACTCAGCAGGGAAGCTGGGAGCGCTGGAATATCCATGCGGATACCCCGCAGGCGTTCCATATTCAGGGCGTACAGTTCCTGGTCAAGCGCGTTAACGGTGCGCAGCCAATGGCAGAAGATCGCGGTTGGAAAGACACGGTGTGGATCGACGGAGACGTTGAGCTGTTGGTTTACTTCAATCAGTCCACCTCAGAACATTTCCCGTTCCTCTACTACAGCCAGACGCTGGAAATGGCAGATCGCGGCAGCGCCGGTCAGTTTATGGTGCAGCCGGCGCTGTAA
- a CDS encoding 1-acylglycerol-3-phosphate O-acyltransferase: MLLILRAILATLYCILVCIFGSIYCLFSPRDPRHVATFGHLFGRLSGLFGLKVEVRVPADAAKNGNCIYIANHQNNYDMVTAAKAVQPRTVTVGKKSLLWVPFFGPLYWLTGNLLIDRDNRAKAHGTIAQVAEQFKKRDISIWMFPEGTRSRGRGLMPFKTGAFHAAIAAGVPIVPICVSTTSGKINLNRWNNGHAIVEMLEPVDISGYGRENVRELAAHCHELMLAKIAELDAEVAQRNAAGK; encoded by the coding sequence ATGTTATTAATTTTGCGTGCCATTCTTGCCACTCTGTATTGTATTTTGGTGTGCATCTTCGGTTCTATTTACTGTTTGTTCAGCCCCCGCGATCCTCGCCATGTGGCGACCTTCGGTCACCTGTTTGGCCGCCTTTCCGGGTTATTCGGTTTGAAGGTGGAAGTCCGCGTACCGGCCGATGCGGCCAAAAATGGCAACTGCATTTATATCGCCAACCACCAGAATAACTACGATATGGTGACCGCCGCCAAAGCGGTGCAGCCGCGTACCGTGACCGTGGGTAAAAAGAGCCTGCTGTGGGTGCCGTTCTTTGGTCCACTGTATTGGCTGACCGGTAACCTGCTGATTGACCGTGATAACCGCGCCAAAGCGCACGGCACCATTGCACAGGTCGCCGAACAGTTTAAAAAACGCGACATTTCGATCTGGATGTTTCCTGAAGGCACCCGCAGCCGCGGGCGCGGGCTGATGCCGTTTAAAACCGGCGCATTCCATGCGGCAATCGCCGCCGGGGTGCCGATTGTGCCCATCTGCGTTTCCACCACCAGCGGTAAAATTAATCTTAACCGTTGGAATAATGGTCATGCGATCGTCGAAATGTTGGAGCCGGTCGATATCAGCGGCTACGGTAGAGAAAATGTGCGTGAGCTGGCGGCCCATTGCCATGAGCTGATGCTGGCGAAAATCGCCGAGCTGGATGCGGAAGTCGCCCAGCGCAATGCCGCCGGAAAATAA